A section of the Malania oleifera isolate guangnan ecotype guangnan chromosome 2, ASM2987363v1, whole genome shotgun sequence genome encodes:
- the LOC131147895 gene encoding histone H3.2, whose translation MARTKQTARKSTGGKAPRKQLATKAARKSAPATGGVKKPHRFRPGTVALREIRRYQKSTELLIRKLPFQRLVREIAQDFKTDLRFQSGAVAALQEAAEAYLVGVFEDTNLCAIHAKRVTIMPKDIQLARRIRGERA comes from the coding sequence ATGGCTCGAACTAAACAGACGGCGAGGAAATCGACAGGGGGCAAGGCCCCGCGCAAGCAGCTAGCCACTAAGGCCGCCCGGAAGTCTGCTCCGGCGACCGGTGGGGTGAAGAAGCCCCACCGCTTCAGGCCTGGAACAGTGGCGCTGAGGGAAATCAGGAGGTACCAGAAGAGCACGGAGCTATTGATCCGGAAGCTCCCGTTCCAGAGACTGGTCCGGGAGATTGCTCAGGACTTCAAGACCGATCTTCGGTTCCAGAGCGGCGCTGTCGCGGCCCTCCAGGAGGCCGCCGAGGCCTATCTCGTCGGAGTCTTCGAAGACACCAATCTCTGTGCGATCCACGCCAAGCGGGTCACCATCATGCCTAAGGATATCCAGCTTGCGCGTAGAATCCGAGGGGAGAGGGCTTAG